From one Candidatus Zymogenus saltonus genomic stretch:
- a CDS encoding L,D-transpeptidase — MKTGRDFLGLFPGGEWHIVSGYDHVHYLKISRVAGRFAALLLFILFLCPVSNGEEGKIIFVIDDEKRLYIYEGERLKFDFPCETGIGGMGKTREGDRKTPVGRYMIIWMASKRGDNEREGTQKIIDGITWCEDSKIYYGPEGPADERLWTDAYGGDDAAVMGLDYPNEADKGRGYTGDCIEIHATKRLKNGRLTPSGGCIKMFCEDALFLYNHVEVNTPVVIARTRGDLLSEYPFLREARR, encoded by the coding sequence TTGAAGACGGGGCGGGATTTCCTTGGACTTTTCCCCGGCGGAGAATGGCATATAGTATCCGGCTATGACCATGTGCATTACCTGAAAATATCCCGTGTGGCGGGGAGATTTGCGGCGCTACTACTCTTTATCCTTTTCTTGTGTCCGGTCTCGAATGGGGAGGAGGGGAAGATCATCTTCGTCATCGACGATGAAAAGCGCCTCTACATATACGAGGGGGAGAGGCTGAAGTTCGATTTCCCCTGCGAGACGGGAATAGGCGGGATGGGAAAGACAAGGGAGGGGGACAGGAAGACCCCGGTGGGAAGGTACATGATAATATGGATGGCGTCGAAGAGGGGTGACAACGAAAGGGAGGGGACTCAAAAGATAATCGACGGAATCACGTGGTGCGAGGACAGTAAAATATACTACGGTCCCGAGGGCCCGGCCGATGAGAGGCTCTGGACGGACGCCTACGGCGGAGATGACGCGGCCGTGATGGGTCTCGACTACCCGAACGAGGCGGACAAGGGGAGGGGATACACCGGGGACTGCATCGAGATTCACGCCACAAAGAGGCTGAAAAACGGAAGGCTCACCCCCTCCGGCGGCTGTATAAAGATGTTCTGCGAGGACGCCCTTTTTCTCTATAACCACGTCGAGGTAAATACGCCGGTGGTAATAGCGAGAACGAGGGGAGATTTATTATCGGAATACCCGTTTCTGAGGGAGGCGCGGAGGTGA